In Acomys russatus chromosome 13, mAcoRus1.1, whole genome shotgun sequence, the genomic stretch GGGAAAAGTCCACTCACTGTGACATCCAGCTTCTCCAGGGCAAAAAGCTGGTGATCCACCTGCACAGACCACAGCAGCTTATCTGCTTCTTGCATCAGCTTCAGTGTccctggagggagagaggtggggtgtGTTGTGCcagtatgtgtgaatatgtgtgtgtgtgtgtatctgtgtccttTGAGCAGACCCCTCAGCCAGATGCCCACTCACCCAGCCCAGGACCACTCACCATCTAGGGTGCACAAGGCAAAGAGGCCCGAGTTACCAGCTTCAGGGGTGTGACCTGTGAGGGGATTGGAGGCAGGATGAGAGCAGGGCCCTGGGGCTCCTTTCTCCCAGAACTGCCTTGTTCCTtcgcctccttccctcccttaccTTGCTTGATGTTGCCAATTAGGTGAGTGGAAACGTTCTTGTTGTGGATCCGACCAGATGTCTGGTGCAGCACTACATCCCGGGCAGCTGGGGTCTCCCTGTGGGTAAAGGGTCACGGGGCCCATGGGAGGCCAAGGAAGCTGAGTTGTCTAGGCCCTTTATAGCCACCATCCCTGCAGGAGCTTCCTTGATTTCGGAAGCCCACTCTGACCCTTTCAGGGGAGGGATAGGCTCATGGACGTCTAGAAAGACTGCTTCAGGATGCCTGGATGATGTAAGGTTAAAGCTAAGGACCCCCTGGGTCCCTAAACAGTCTTCTTGAAGGAACAAGTGCTTGGGCTGGGACTTAGATGATGAGGCTTTGGCACCTGCAGACCAGCCTCTGCACCACGTCACCTGTCCTTACTTTGATGAACCCATTCCCCATGCCCTTACCTCCTGTCTCCTGTGCCCtcctcagaggcaggaggggagccAGGGTCCTTGCTCCAGGTGCACAGTAGAACTGCATAAGCACATCCTGGCTGCGACACAACCAGCTCAGGCACACCGAGAGGCCCCGGGGTCACAGACAGACTGTCTACCTGCACAGTAAACAGTCTTAATAGGggacagaaaaggaagggagactCTGCCACCATGGACAGGGCAGATTCAGGTAGGGCTTCTGAGAGTTACCCTCCAGCTTTGGTGAGGACAGGAGGAGTTCAAAGGTTCACAATGCTTGTCTGGCACCATCCCCTCCATAGACACTCGGCTATCTTCTGTGTGCTCCCTGGCTCCAGACCTGGTTCACAGCACACTTTCACACACAGTTCTTAATCCCCCTTCCGTGCACTCTGTACCTGTTACTAGAACTCCACTGGGAGCTTGTCTAAAAATGGCCTGGAAATCTCTCAGCAAGGACattcctctttcttcccagatGGCCCTGCTTTCCATCAGTCTCCTCTGGGGAGGCCTTTTCTGTTCAATGGGCTCTTAGGTCCCCAAACTCCATTTCTCACCTGACCTTCCAGCATCCACTTCTTGAGGGACACCAGCTGCCCTGCCAGGTGCTCAGGTCCCTCTGCCAGCTCTTCCCAGCGGAAGGCACGCACCACACGGTCTGTGTATCCTACCACCAGCTCATAACAGCCGTCTCCATCtgtagacacacaaacacaatgaTTTAGAGCCAAACTGGACCTGGTCAGCTTGGGCCTATGGCTTCCTTTCCACAGTGGAAACTCGTGGCACTTTCAGTCGAGTGCAGCTTCATGTCTAATATTCGGAGCCATTCCCAACATGCTGGGGCTGCTGCCCATGCTGGCCTGGCCTCGTGCTCAGAGCCATTCCCCACATGCTGGGGCTGCTGCCCATGCCGGCCTGGCCTCGTGCTCACGCAGTTTCTCACTCACATTCTACGAAGGCCCCATCATCTCTGCTTGCTGCTTCCTATATCCAGGGCCCAGCACCTTGGCCCAGCCCACACACCTCCTGCCTAGATGGCTTCTGACCAGTTAGCAGCCCACCTCTCCACAGCTCACCCTCCTGTCACTTCTAGCATTTTACCAAATGACACCTTCCAACAAGAATGTCCCTGACAACTCCGTGTAAAACTGCTACTTCTCAGGTCTGTCCCAGAAGTTCAGAgtcctgttgctcttccagaggaccccagttagGTTCCCAATACCCACCTCAAGTggctccctgtaactccagctacaggggatTTGACtttcactcatgtgcacatacccacactcaaacacacacacacacacacacacctatacttaattaaatacaaataaatctttataattCCAATCTCTAGCTTGATACCCTCAGCCCTGTGATTTATTTTGTCCATGGCACTTACTACCTCTTAATACAGTATTGATTTTtggcagtgctgggattgaactcagaggtcctgaTACATGCTGTTAAGTATTCTAATTCTGAGCCAAATTCCAAGCCTCATTATTTATCTTTCTTATAAAATGTATTCTGTCTCTTcctagtgagatttttttttgattCTAGAACCTAGAACAGTTCCTTGCTCAGTAACTATGCATCAAACACACAAGTGaaagtaaagtaaaacaaaataaagagaaaaagtaaacacacaaCAAATATACAAGGTGGATAcaacccccatccccaacccccgcCCAGTCCCTTGGGCTCTGCCTAGTACTGACTGGTCCCTCCCTACTCCCTGGCTGCCCATGCACACCGATGTCGCTGATCAGCATGACCTTCGTGTTGGCCGGGATGTGCTGCTTCAAGACAGGTCGTTGCTCCTCTCCCAGTGTCTCATGGTGCCCAGAAGCATCCAGAGCCTTGGTAGAGGTCAGGTCAAATAAGTGCAGCCAGCCCTCTGCACTGACTGCCACCACCAGGTTCTGGGAGAGACAGAGGTACAGGAGAGATGCTcagggagggaggctgagaagCAGATCAAGGGCCAGGACTGACTTTCCCTAGGAGTCACAATGGAGGCAAGGCTTTGGAGCTCTGCCCTAGCCCAAGATGCCTGAGTCCTTACCTTCCCTTTATTACACACATCTCCGACCCCAACGCAAGTCAactgcaagaaagaaaaggaggctgaTGAAGGCGCTGAGAGACCACTCCTCCCTAAACTTCCAAAACATTCACGAAAGCTTATGTCATGTGGCCTACATGAATAGTCTTTATTAACAGACACACTGGGTTATACAGAATTTGGTTTATCCATACAGCAATATGAAGACTCAAGGAAGTAAAAACTCAGACTTAGGCAaagtgaaaaccaaaaccaaaaccaaaaccaaaaccctagatgtgtggtgcacacctgtattcctccaacattcaggaggctgagacagaagaacTGCTgtcaattccaggccagccagggctacatagcaagaccctgtcttacaaGCCCTCCTccctgacaaaacaaaaaacaaacaaaccaaaaaaaaaaaaaaaaaaaaaacctaccaaatAGGAAGATAATCTGATTATCATATTTCTAGATTATTCCAATTATTACTCCCATTTAAAATTATACAGTCATGTGCTGTATGAGGACATTTTAGTCAACAGCACATCACATATATTATTGTGGGCTTATAAGATTCCATTACATAGCTGGGTGTCAAGTAAGACGTTGAGGCAGGACTGAAGAGTCtgaagcctgcctgggctacaaagcaaaacCTTGCCTCATACGGACTAAGGTGATACAGCAGCTGTCTTGGTTTATACACATGCTGTGGTCACATCATGATGAAagagccttgggctggagagatggctcagaggttaagagcactggatactcttccaaaggtactgagttcaattcccagcaaccacgtggtggcttataaccatctaaagtgagatttggtgccctcttctggcctgcagacatatattcagacaaaacactgtatacttaataaataaataaatcttaaaaaaaccaaaaaccaaaccaaaccaaaccaaaaaacccgaGCCTAACACTGCATTTCTCAGACCATGTGTTTACGCTAAGCAACACATGATCGCACGGCATACTGTCAGACAATCCTAGGCAGCTCTATAAAGTAGGAAGCTCAGTCCACAGCATAAGGACAATATggttgtctccccccccccccccagatcaaattgacacaagctggagttatgTGGGGagagaaacctcaattgagaacatGACTCCATCAGATTGCTTGTAGGCAATTTCTTGGTAACGACCAttgtgggagggcacagccctGGGCCAGTGGTTCTGggatgtataagaaagcaggccaataAGCAGCTCTATGCTCTCAACTTGAGTTCAggcttccagcttcctgccctgagatcctgccctgacttcagACTTCACAATAGACTATGAACTGTGAGTTGAGAGAAACCCCTTCCTTTCcgagttgtttttggtcatgctctttatcatagcaacagaaagcaaactgggatAATAGTCTGGTGGGAGGGCAGAGAGGGGGACTAATGAGAGCAATTCCTGGGCATACTCTGAAGCAGTGATTGGATAAGTTACTAGGGAATTCACTGCGGGACTCCTCCTTGGCAGTCCAACACAAAggcatcctattcccttcccgaGACCTGCAGTACTGACCACTCCCTGGCAGGAACAGGTAAGCCATGGCCGGCTGCCGTCATTCTTATACACAGACAGTCTTCCGCTGGTGTCTCCCACTACCAGTTCATTTAACTGCAAACGAAGAGACGGCAATGTCAGAAAGAGATCCTGCTGAACCCCAGTAACACCTTCTCAGCTTAGCTTGTCTCTGGAAAAACCATAACATTTAAATTTGTATCTGAGTAACTTCACTAAAAAGCCTTGGCTGGGCTGCaggtgcagctcagttggtatTATGCttttgcctaacatgcatgaggGCCTGGGCTCTCTCTCCTGGCCCACATGAGCCAGGTGTaccctttaatccctgcactccagagccaggaggatcactgtgagttcaaggccagtcacagtgtttcaaaaatcaagacaaaacctCCCAACAAAAACAGCAAGGGTGCTTgagagttggctcagtgtttaagcgcactggctactcttccaaaggaccggggttcaattcccagaagccacatggcagctaacaacagtctgtaactccagttccagggggtctgacatcctcgcacacacatacaagcaggcagaataccaatgtacataaaatgaaaataaatgaatcattaaaaacagaaacaacaaggAAAAATCAGGCATAGTGGCCCACATCAGTTACATCAGCACTGGAGGGGATAGCAAGGTATCAGAACTTTGAGGTCATTTTCACGTTACATAGCATATTTAAGCCAGCCTGGAATACTGCTGCCTTTACAGCAAGGTTTTGAGAGGTATGGTaggcctgcctgtaatcccagcactcaggagatgttAGAAGACAGCAAGTTCaaaccagcctgggttacaaagtatGAACAtacttcagggaaaaaaaatcttttgagatTGGTTGCCTGTGGgctggggatggctcagtagcagagtacttgcctggcaCAGGCGAAGCAAAGGGATTCAACAAACAAATCTTTTGGAACCAACACAGCCATAGTTTGCCAGAATGTATATatgtgagcatgcgtgtgtgtgtgtgtacacgctaTTCTCACTTGTCTATTACAGATgggatatgtttttaaaacagttCAATAGTGAACTTTTGAAGAATATTATTTTAGATGTCATATTTTGTCAAATGTCAAAACTACAAAGCCAGTTCCCAGGGCGCCATCTCTTCTCACAAGACCCCCTCAGTTTTAATGATTTTCACATGTATGGGAACACAAAGGAACGGCCCTGCCTGAGGGACAGGGGCTGAAGGTGGTGTTGGTGTCAGCTTCCTAGCTCTGGGGGCAGCGGGAGGGGGAAGAGGGTCCCTTCTCGGAGCCTCTCCCCTACCACTGCCAATACAAACAGCTCTCCATTTGGGGAGCTCTCATGATACCCAGGAGGCTCCAAACCCTGTTCTACAGTTTCCTGATCTTTTTTTTGGAAAGAAGACAATGTCTTCCCCAAGGAGAGGAAATTAAAATTAGATTCTTAAGAGATCAACAACACTAAGGGAGTCTGATGTGGTGACACAGATCTGTTAGACCCAAGATATTTGAGCCCCCAACCCCAAAACAGAAGAAATTTGAAAGAAACTACGACTGACATAATGATTTGACCTTTAATGATTTGTTTCTTAATAGTTATGAGAGGTTTGTGAAAGACTATTAGATCATACAAAggggaaaacttaaaaaaaaaaaaaaggcaatatcAGGTCATAGAAGCATACAGCATGCTTATTTACAGCCAGACAGCTGAGGCCTCAAATACAGCTGCCTAAAAGGACGTTAGCAAACATCATGGAGAGAGGCCACACAGTATAAGGGTCCAGAGTGcaactgtttgtttatttattttgccttttcgaaataggatttctctgtgtagccttggctgtcttgaactcactttgcaaaacaggctggccttgaactcacaaagatctgcctgcctttgcctctttgagtgctagaattataggcgtgtaccactgGCCCTGGCTGGaactgttgaattttttttttttttggtttttcgagacagggtctctctgtgtagccttggccatcctggactcactttgtagaccagggctggcctcgaactcacagcgatccgcctgcctctgcctcccgagtgctgggattaaaggcatgcgccaccacgcccggcggaaCTGTTgaattttaactgtttttttctGATCTCATTTTTCCTATTTCCGAACCCtcctctggttttttgagacagggtttttctgtgtatacctggttgtcctggaactctggtctggtctgcctgcctctgcttcctgaatgctaggattaaaggcatgtgccatcaggcCTGTCCCccatcttcaaaaaacaaaaaatttgttaatttttacataggtatatgggtgttttgccttcatgtatgtgcatgcctggtgtcctcagaggtcagaaaagggtgtcagagcccTTGGAACGACAGTTAGAGAAGTTGTGACATCCTGGGTGCTAGGACGCaagctggggtcctctggaagagcagcctgtacTCGTAATCACCAAATCACCTCTCCAACCTTGATTACccctttcttaaaaattttaaggcaggggctagagagatggctcagaggttaagagcactgactggtcttccagaggtcctgagttcaattcccaggaaccacacgatggctcacaaccatctataatgtgatctaatggccccatgcagacagagcactaataaataaatcaatctttaaaaaaaacttaaggcAGAAACATATGGGCCATATCCATGTCGGGATATCTGCCTGCTCTTCTGGACTATTCAGGAAAGTGCgacttccccttccttttctgtcttctctaagCATGCTTTCCTCAACACTTTGggcttttaaaagacatttcaaGATTCCTTACTTGTTCTCTAAGGCTTCCCTCCCCACCACATAGTTGTTTGTGGGTCATGTGTCTGACCTTGTTCCTGATAAAATGGCTTGGcctcttcctgctctcttccactctccacctcaggctcctgctgatGTTCGACAACTTGCAtgccagcaattttttttttagttctagtAAAATTGTCATTATTCTTccaaagtgatttaaaaaaaaaaaaaaatatatatatatatatatatatatatatatatatatatagagagagagagagagagagagagagagagtgtgtgtgtgtgtgagtgtgtgtgtgtgagtactgcctgtatgtgtgccaacaacaaatctcactatagatggttgtgagccaccatgtggttgctgggaatttaacacagcacctctggaagagcagacagtgttcttaactgctgagccacctctccagcccgaaaataatgttttaaaattacagatatttatttacttattttatgtgtctgcatgcatatACACGTATGTGCCATGTGGTGTGCGTacaggacaacttgcaagaaCCAGATCTCTTTTTCCACCATGGGGGTCCTAGAGAccaaactcagatcaccaggttTGGTAGTAAGAACTTTTATCTGCTGTCCCTGCTTACatttttcatgtataaaatgCTGAAAGGAGCCTACAATGGCATGCATGCTGTAAGCCCAGCACCCTgagggtgaggggagaggagaggactgcaaattccaggccagcctggggtaggTACATTGTGAGACtttatcaaagaaagaaaaaaaaaagaaatgcaagagaATGCTCAGCCAGCCCTTCCGTTCCCAGGCAGCCTTCTCGTTGAGAAGGACTTCTCAGCTTCGCAGagccacagacacaggaaaagaaTCATAAAACAGCACGGTAAGTGCACTGAGCAAGCAGATGTGACTCAGCTAGGAGATTTGAGTTAGGCAACATGTGGGAGAGCACATTTGCAGGGCAGCTGTCTGCTTTCTAGCGCTTGAATGCTTCGCATCAGATCTGCTGCTCTGACAGAGCTTGCCTCTGGCCTCACCAGGTCACACAGCAACATTAAAGAGccccagagggaaggaggggtggtCCACTATGTCCAGGAGTGCTGAAGGAGAAACGTGTAATCTTTCTGTGATCTGCTTTGGCCTCCCAAAGGTCTGCAGCGCCACATCCAGCCAGGCTTCTGTGGGCAGTGCAAAAGCAAGTTCTCCCTTGGCCTCAGCAGGAAGTAAATCGGCTTCAAAGAACTTTAGGCCAAGGGTTTATCAGGCTGAAATCAGCTTTGTCCCCATTCCCAGAACCCCAACTGTTTGGGGACTACTCAACctgctttgttttgagatgtttttttactctgtagtcttggctggcctggagatcAGGCTGAATTTGCAacacttctgcctctgccttccgctgggattacagacctgtaccAACATGCCTTGCAACAATGCCCTCCACCCCCCAATCCCCTTTCTTTTAGAATGGTGGTGGGGAAGGAATGCAAAGCCTCACACATTCTAGGCACACGCCTTTCCACTGGGCTGCACCCTAAGACTGTAGCACTGGTTATTTACAGTCCCACAGAGCATGTGGTATGGCTGATCAGGTGTTAAAATGTTCTCAGACTTCTTCCATCTTTCCCCCTAATAATGCACAAAGCTCTGAAACAATCAcatttgctttgtcttttaaataGCCATTGGGACCAACACCTCCACCAtacaatattttgtgttttacacTTGCCTTTAATAAATTAAAACCCTGAGCTTGATCCTTGGACAGAATCAATATGGTGgatgagagaaccaactcctgcaagttgtccttgcCCTCTACACTTACAGTGTGGCGCATATGTGTGCTCACCCTGTCACTCTCATATGCAAagaaagtaaatgtaattttaaaattactgagTATGGGGGAATGAAGTGGCTTAAAGGGGGCctagagcacttgctattcttgcagagtacccaggtttggttcccagcatccacgtggcagctcacaaccatttgtaacttcagtttcagatcccctctctctctttcccagtgTTTGGTAGCTACGTCCCCAGGCTGCTACCatatactttaaatcatctcCAGGGCTATATGAATACAGATCCATGCTGCATATACTGTGGTCAATGGTGGGCTCCACATGTCAGAATAAATACAGGTTTGTGTAAGTATTAACTATTGATGTTAGGACCACAAAGTAGCCTACCAATCCATTCCTCAGTGGCATCACCTTCATTAGGTGATGCAGGACTATAGTTGCTGTACTGTTTAGGTAATGGTGTCAAGAAATGATATTCACTACAGatccatttattttttctctttaaatatttcctttggtgggctggagagatggctcagagattaagagcactggctgctcttatggtggctcatagctatctgtaatgagatctgataccttcttctggcggACAGGCCATATGCAGGCAGGAtgttctatacataataaataaatcttaaaaaaaatttcctttggTATGtctggtggggttgggggggctgCTAATAGTGATAACACTAACAGTTCCAGAGCCTTAACTGTGTGTCTGACATCTCCTTAAtctgtacttatttatttaaatgatgaGAAAAGGATCGactgtttaagaaagaaaaaattagatGGACGTGGTTTTTGTACATCAACGAAGGGACAAAGTCACCAGACACGTGAGTCTATTCTGGGTGAACACAGTAGAAACCAGACATGGTGAGGACTGACTGAGGGGTATCTGCGGCAGGTTGGAGGCAGCAGAGAAATCTACCAGTTGACTCCAGTGAAGGAGCTAAGGACATTAAGAGTGTGCGCAAGCAAGGTAacatgggggatgggaggggcaaAGGCATAGGTGGAGATATTATTAAATGCAACTTacaggtaagaaaaaaaattggggctTTGGAAGGTAAAGATGTTTGAAAATGAATTGCAGCTAGGGGAAGAAATAACGCAGGAAGCCGGTCCACCTTTACAGGCTCCTACTGTGTGACAAGCCATAGAACTGaccaagagaaaacaaagccctttaaattaataaaaataaaatatggctggagagatgactcagcagttaagacactAGGTCCTCTTCCGAGAAATAGTATTCAATTTCCatcacccacgtggcagctcacaagtgtctaaCTCCACTTCTAGAGGGTCTAATattcctcttctggtctccaagggcactgcacgCACAcggtacagacatacatgcaggtaaaccaCTCTGCACAAAGAATTTAAAAGTcacataaaaataactttccTAGAGGCTACAGTCCAACTAAAGCGCCCGCCGTGTTGTTCAAGGACTGAGACAGCCAATCAAGAGTTTCATTTCCGCGCGCCATGTTGACCTCAGTGCGCACGCGCACTACACGCCACTTCCCTCCTCTCGCCCCGCCCAAGTGCAGTTGTTTGCAATGCGCATGCACTCACCGCGTCGTTATCTACATCTCCAAGGCAGATGGCGTGCGGGAAGAGACTCCCGCTAAAGTCCAGCGCCACGCGCTGCACATAGCTAACCGACCTCATAGTACTCTGGAGGGCTGAGGTGCCGGAACACTGCACCAAACGACCCCCGAGCCCTTGCAGTGGCCGCGCGCGTGTAATGCCACCAAACCGGAAGTCTACGTCACCGCCTGAGCCTCCAGTTCCGGCTTTCCTCACCGAACCTTAGGGAAGAAGGCGGGCCTTCCGTGCCAGGACCCTCTTCGGAGGGGATTCAAAACATCCCTTTAATAGCTGTCATAATTAACAACTCTGTTTCCCAACCGTTCTTTTATGAAATTACCCAATAGGAGTTCAACACAATGTACTGGGTTacaaccacattaaaaaaaactaagaggCCAGAAAAATAGCAagtaagagcactagctgttcttgcagagtCTCAACAGGGTGCTCGCacccatctgtaattctagttccaggggatccgatgccaaACACGTCTTCTGGGTTCCTAAGCAGACACGTTATGGCAGATACACATGCAGCTTAACAGCCACTATGAAACTTTGACAAatacgaaaacaaacaaaacaaaaagacctaaGTAGTAAATAGTACTATTTGTGAACGCTTCGTTTCAGTTATTTTATACTTCTATATCCTGAATTATAAtgaaaaagttgtttgttttgttttgtttctccaagacagggtttctgtgtgtgtagctttgactgtcctggactcgctttgtagaccaggtggcctcgaactcacatccatccacctgcctctgcctcctgagtgctgggattaaaggtgtgcgccaccacgcctggctctgaaaACGAGTTTTTATGCTGTTTATTTCATGGACAGTTTGAAAAAAATGCCTATTGCAAAGCACATCTTacatatattactttaaaaaccAACACAATTATGTAAGCTTTAATTATTGTTTCTTCAGATGAAGAAAACACGCTCAgcaagaatgaataaaattggcAGAATGTGGTAGACGTGAGACTCAAACCAAGATGTTTGATCAAAAATGCTGGAGATCTTTTGTCATGGTTGTAGTTACTGTTAGTGAAGATGCTGGATCCGCTGTACGGTGTAGCTCTCAACCCCAGCACAAAGCTGTTATAGTTTAGGTGGGGCCACTGTTCTTACGACTGGCTGTTTTTGGATATTTTTTCCCCTGTTGAGTCAGGTCCTGCTTTGAGACATAGAGATATAGACAGAGatgagagtgacagagacagaacGAGAGACATTCAATAGAAATTGAGGCCTGAGGGTTGAGGAGGTACcttagctggtagagtgcttgcttagcacgtGCTTAGTCCCATTTGTCCTTAGCAATACACAAGGCAGGCGAGGTATTCAAACCTGCAATCCccgcactagggaggcagaggcaggggtgtcAGAAGGTCAGGGTTATCCTCAATCACATGCAGTCTGACGCCAGCCTGACCTAACATACACACTCactgcttttaaattttacatgtgCAAGCCCAGGCTGATCTACACTTGGTTTCCCAGCAGAAACAAAGACTAGGGGATGATGGGCCAGAGGTATCCTACTTTTTATGTTTAAGGCAGTGGAagacaggagacagggagagacctTTCTCCCCTAGGAGAGGGAAAATGTTGGATTTGGTCTCAGTGGATCTGACAATGATAgtaggaaggggggaaaaaaaaaagtcaacaggaGGCGGTGTGGACCAGTACTGGGGACTGCAGATCCATCCCTGGATAAACGGCTACCAGTTGCTATTTCTGCTGTGAGAGCAGCTAGATCCACTGGAAGGTCTGAGAAACACAGGAATGCCTGGTACTATAAAAACACTGGGACTCGTGGAGGGCTTGTATGCTCACTCACCTGCTGTCTGTTCTTATTATCCTTGTTCAACTCATAAACTTAGtttcaggagaaaacaaaaccaaccttaAAAGTTTGTCCATGAATGTTAAGAAATAATCTGTTCTGTTGtactttactgttttctttttagctttatgaataaaatcataaggtaacattttaataaattattaggGCCAAATAGAGAAGCCCACTTTTCCTTGTCTACCCGGTCTGACCCAGTTCTTTGAAAGGTTTTGCTTGTACATTTATCATGAAGGTCGTATCATTTTAATTACAACTTGGATGCCATGTCTTTTGACTTTTGTCAATTAAGAGAGCCAAatagttaaaaaggaaaataaggcaTAAACTCAACATTGTGTATTGTCTGTGCActtgtatgtgcaggtgtgcttGACCATGTGGCACATGTGAATGCCAACTGCTTCTCCATCTTGAGACAtggcttctcactgaacctggagctcatcattTCAGCTGGTCTGGCAGGCCAGTGGACTGTGCAGCACCTCTTCTCTTGCCCCAGGGCTACCAGGTGCAGTAGTCCTGCAAGCTTCTACATGGGAGCCAGGGAtctgaaatcaggtcctcatgcttatgcatttacccactgagccagccacGACCCAAATCTCTGTAAGCCTACCGTCTCTTCCAGCCTCACATCCTCTGAGTACATTGTTCATGGTAGTAAAATATGGGTGGATCCTTTTTCCCAGCAATGATTTTGTTAAGGATACTTTTTTTCTAGTTTAGTGTTGTTGCCATACTTTTCTTCAGCTGAAATGGGACACATAACTCACCTGCAGGTGCCCTCTGGGGAATGTCACAAGTGcactgaagcaggaaaggttaaGTGGTATCA encodes the following:
- the Itfg2 gene encoding KICSTOR complex protein ITFG2; this encodes MRSVSYVQRVALDFSGSLFPHAICLGDVDNDALNELVVGDTSGRLSVYKNDGSRPWLTCSCQGVLTCVGVGDVCNKGKNLVVAVSAEGWLHLFDLTSTKALDASGHHETLGEEQRPVLKQHIPANTKVMLISDIDGDGCYELVVGYTDRVVRAFRWEELAEGPEHLAGQLVSLKKWMLEGQVDSLSVTPGPLGVPELVVSQPGCAYAVLLCTWSKDPGSPPASEEGTGDRRETPAARDVVLHQTSGRIHNKNVSTHLIGNIKQGHTPEAGNSGLFALCTLDGTLKLMQEADKLLWSVQVDHQLFALEKLDVTGNGLEEVVACAWDGQTYIIDHNRAVVRFQVDENIRAFCAGQYACKEGRNSPCLVYVTFNQKIYVYWEVQLERMESTNLLKLLEAEPEYHSLLQELGVDPDDLPAVRTLLHQALYHPDQPPQCTPSSFQDPT